From Acidobacteriota bacterium, a single genomic window includes:
- a CDS encoding M15 family metallopeptidase — protein sequence MNRNFLITISAALFAIGVFAACLNPVARKPSDFEGAKIESPAVPSEITNIVTLPTPETAVQQDGLVELVKLDNTIKLDIRYATANNFVGRIIYKEARAFLQRPAADSLVRIHQRLRKRDLGLVVFDGYRPLSATKLFWEVTPPEKKKYVANPKNGSRHNRGCAVDLGLFDIETGANLEMPTDFDDFTARAAIDYSGATETQKKNRETLRAAMEEDGFRVLPSEWWHFDFQRCPETRALDIQFSEIGKSRDSILQPEIAELFKKIVEQIRQPNFHTSDTVFVSLSGFVYELSTGDLKHSVDKSPKRCGNVVDVSQTLLDKDMRGLAGGGSLWRLSRGNWEQIGADESIGYQYDELLKIGVSKATLKCLGIAP from the coding sequence ATGAACAGGAATTTCTTGATCACGATATCTGCGGCGCTCTTCGCGATCGGCGTCTTTGCGGCCTGTTTGAACCCCGTTGCCCGAAAGCCGTCGGATTTTGAGGGCGCAAAGATCGAAAGTCCGGCGGTGCCAAGTGAGATCACGAACATCGTCACGTTGCCGACGCCCGAAACGGCGGTTCAACAGGACGGACTTGTCGAACTCGTCAAACTCGACAACACCATCAAACTCGACATCCGATACGCGACGGCGAACAACTTCGTCGGCCGGATCATTTACAAAGAAGCGCGTGCATTCCTTCAAAGACCGGCGGCGGACTCGCTGGTTCGGATCCACCAGAGATTGCGGAAACGCGATCTCGGACTTGTAGTATTCGATGGTTACCGCCCGCTTTCTGCTACAAAGCTATTCTGGGAAGTCACTCCGCCCGAAAAGAAGAAGTACGTCGCCAATCCGAAAAACGGCTCGCGGCACAACCGCGGCTGCGCGGTCGATCTGGGCCTTTTTGACATCGAAACGGGAGCAAATCTCGAAATGCCGACCGATTTCGACGATTTCACCGCCCGTGCGGCGATCGATTACTCCGGCGCGACGGAAACGCAAAAGAAAAACCGCGAAACCCTGCGTGCGGCGATGGAAGAGGACGGATTTCGGGTCCTTCCGTCCGAATGGTGGCACTTCGATTTTCAGCGCTGCCCCGAAACACGGGCTTTGGATATTCAGTTTTCGGAAATCGGAAAGAGTCGTGACAGTATCTTGCAACCGGAAATCGCGGAGCTTTTCAAAAAGATCGTCGAACAGATCCGCCAGCCGAATTTCCATACGAGCGATACGGTTTTTGTGTCGCTGAGCGGTTTTGTTTACGAGCTCTCAACCGGAGATTTGAAGCATTCCGTAGATAAGTCTCCGAAAAGATGCGGCAACGTCGTCGATGTCAGCCAAACTTTGCTTGACAAGGATATGCGGGGACTTGCCGGCGGCGGCTCGTTGTGGCGTTTGAGCCGAGGAAACTGGGAACAGATCGGTGCAGATGAGAGCATCGGCTATCAATACGACGAGCTTCTGAAGATCGGCGTCTCGAAAGCGACGCTTAAATGTCTCGGAATCGCGCCGTGA
- a CDS encoding nuclear transport factor 2 family protein: MKKCPSCGRFFDGDNDFCLDDGSPLENSATPASSPAPTVPYIPTVAGIGHKSTGTGIYFVVGAMGLVILSLSIVIYALAFRAPSPSAQDAVEKAVSAPNKAVAASTPDVNTAIGSPETPPLSAEAVRGLLARWEKSQNERSFAAYKNCYAQQFFGIKRTKSGRQSRMNYGVWMNDRSKMFRNVIDVAVDDPQITVEGDSATVVFIQRFRSVNYEDTGQKTLKLKMLPEGARIVFEELKYVY, translated from the coding sequence ATGAAAAAATGCCCAAGTTGCGGCCGGTTTTTCGATGGTGATAACGACTTTTGCCTTGACGACGGCAGTCCGCTTGAGAACTCGGCAACCCCGGCATCATCGCCGGCCCCGACAGTGCCGTATATCCCGACCGTCGCCGGCATAGGGCACAAATCAACCGGCACGGGAATCTATTTTGTCGTTGGCGCGATGGGGTTGGTCATTTTGTCTTTATCGATCGTGATCTATGCCCTGGCCTTCCGAGCACCGTCGCCGTCGGCGCAAGATGCGGTGGAAAAAGCGGTGAGCGCCCCGAACAAGGCGGTCGCGGCATCGACGCCCGATGTGAACACCGCAATTGGGTCGCCGGAAACGCCGCCGTTGAGCGCAGAAGCCGTGCGCGGCTTGCTCGCCCGTTGGGAAAAGTCACAGAACGAGCGGAGTTTCGCCGCCTACAAGAACTGCTACGCGCAGCAGTTTTTCGGGATCAAGCGGACGAAAAGCGGCCGCCAATCACGGATGAACTACGGCGTCTGGATGAATGACCGGTCTAAAATGTTCAGGAACGTGATCGATGTCGCGGTCGATGATCCGCAGATCACCGTTGAGGGCGATTCCGCGACGGTCGTCTTTATTCAACGGTTTCGATCAGTCAATTACGAAGATACCGGTCAAAAGACATTGAAATTGAAGATGCTTCCGGAAGGCGCACGGATCGTCTTCGAAGAATTGAAATACGTCTATTAA
- a CDS encoding zinc ribbon domain-containing protein, whose protein sequence is MRLCPQCHSVFTEDYVFCLNDGAMLIDNDAEQETVISKKVSGPLGFETEAFVVCVGCGLENRAHSKFCKKCGSTLQDAPPPTPPAFSGFPLPTQFPAPSPDPPGETIAFQPQQFNAPQFNPPSGAALNQERSNSGIIVAVGAVVLVIIAILGFALYRGDNAAANSNSSTTSNKKDGEKASSKKSESVSLPNSFERSYRGTIGSQSFSMSLTRNIGDLRGTASTRKTDSVYGSIEDNGSFELKGYENDNSFTGIYRGKFNADGSIEGTWTTPTGSRPTSFYLSEE, encoded by the coding sequence ATGAGACTCTGTCCGCAGTGTCACAGCGTCTTTACCGAGGACTACGTTTTTTGTCTGAATGACGGAGCGATGCTCATCGATAACGACGCCGAACAGGAAACCGTTATCAGCAAGAAAGTGTCGGGTCCCTTGGGCTTTGAAACTGAAGCTTTTGTCGTGTGCGTCGGTTGCGGACTCGAGAACCGGGCGCATTCGAAGTTTTGCAAGAAATGCGGTTCGACCCTTCAGGATGCGCCGCCGCCGACGCCGCCCGCATTTTCCGGATTTCCGCTGCCGACGCAGTTTCCCGCGCCATCGCCGGATCCACCGGGGGAAACAATCGCGTTTCAGCCACAACAGTTCAATGCGCCGCAATTCAATCCGCCATCCGGCGCGGCCTTGAACCAAGAGAGATCGAATTCAGGGATTATTGTCGCCGTCGGGGCCGTCGTGCTAGTTATCATCGCGATCCTCGGTTTCGCGCTTTATCGAGGCGATAACGCAGCCGCGAACAGCAATTCGTCAACGACATCGAACAAGAAAGATGGTGAAAAAGCTTCATCGAAAAAGTCGGAATCCGTTTCTTTGCCGAATTCGTTCGAACGCTCGTATCGGGGAACCATCGGCAGCCAGAGTTTCTCAATGTCTTTGACCCGAAACATCGGCGATCTGCGAGGAACCGCATCGACGCGAAAGACGGATTCTGTTTACGGAAGTATCGAAGACAACGGAAGTTTCGAGCTGAAAGGCTACGAAAACGACAATAGCTTCACCGGGATCTACCGTGGGAAATTCAATGCCGACGGTTCGATCGAAGGCACCTGGACGACGCCTACGGGATCGCGGCCGACTTCGTTTTACCTGAGTGAGGAATGA
- a CDS encoding SUMF1/EgtB/PvdO family nonheme iron enzyme, whose product MFCPKCGVENLNTSKFCKKCGKPLPDPSRIRQTTPAGSPRPAGLIGQVLDGKYRIDGKLGSGGMGDVYRATRLLIGDTVAIKILHAHLARDAQAAERFRREAVAATQLRHRNIVALYDVGISAAHNVPFILMELAEGFSLRQIISQYRVLPLDFVVTATAQVCAALDEAHRLGIVHRDIKPENIIANQTTNGWQVKVLDFGIAKLYNQTEIGLTQDGSAMGTPQYMSPEQCMGEQLDGRSDVYSVGILIYEMLAGTVPFKSPAASAIAVHQVQTPPPLLRTHNENVAPQIEAVVMRALEKRREARPQTAQQLSQELIKAATFAFKAGLANVSATPIAAPDVKREFDAELISSGSERSEAGGALSSAASESEDLEAPGASGTEDKEPQKITPVALTSDDAASAPVPEPATEMPATDSITVRDEEPKKRKPKKKSDPATDTVTEPPVEARKEEMALVFEDVEHLLDELLPDEHRAFEEQPGPVGKPTVEIENIAPIGKPEDSLPVPKGQTQTAVAQEPEPAAAPIPPVAAAPVQAVYAEEAQSSTEATTKGFAKYVIIGGIGLAVIVLIGAAFFGYYFLGGQMTNPPNATNSANPATDPNKPPAGMGYVPGGEFTMGTDDKNADEFSRPGHKVTVKAFFMDLTEVTNEEYKKFVDAAGFKPPPQWKNGTYPEGNAKFPVTGVDWDAAVAYAKWAGKRLPTEEEWEFAARGTDGRNYPWGNEWKSELANVKGRIGGVTEVGKSPGKSPFGMVDMIGNVWEWTSSDIKAYPNGKMIPTQSIEPKMIRGGFWGSSEDSKVTTTFRVSYGARNAKDGYPNMGFRCVKDIQ is encoded by the coding sequence ATGTTTTGTCCAAAATGCGGAGTCGAAAACCTGAACACCAGCAAGTTCTGCAAGAAATGCGGAAAGCCGTTGCCTGACCCTTCGCGGATCAGGCAAACGACACCGGCAGGATCGCCGCGACCTGCGGGATTGATCGGGCAGGTGTTGGATGGGAAATACCGGATCGACGGAAAGCTCGGTTCGGGCGGAATGGGCGACGTCTATCGCGCGACGCGTTTGCTGATCGGCGATACGGTCGCGATCAAGATCCTTCACGCGCATCTCGCGCGAGATGCGCAGGCCGCCGAGCGGTTCCGGCGCGAGGCGGTCGCGGCCACGCAGTTGAGGCATCGCAATATCGTCGCGCTTTACGACGTCGGCATCTCGGCGGCGCACAACGTGCCGTTCATCTTGATGGAGCTTGCCGAGGGATTCTCGCTTCGTCAGATCATAAGCCAGTATCGCGTGCTGCCTCTCGATTTTGTCGTGACGGCAACGGCCCAGGTTTGCGCGGCGCTCGACGAAGCGCACCGTCTGGGTATCGTGCACAGAGATATCAAGCCAGAGAACATCATCGCCAATCAAACGACGAACGGGTGGCAGGTCAAGGTTCTCGATTTCGGAATCGCGAAACTATACAACCAAACGGAGATCGGCCTGACGCAGGACGGCAGCGCGATGGGCACGCCGCAGTATATGTCGCCCGAGCAATGTATGGGCGAGCAGCTCGACGGGCGAAGCGACGTCTACAGCGTCGGGATCCTGATCTACGAAATGCTCGCCGGAACGGTGCCGTTCAAATCACCGGCGGCCTCGGCGATCGCGGTTCACCAGGTGCAGACCCCGCCACCGCTTTTGCGGACGCACAACGAAAACGTCGCCCCGCAGATCGAAGCCGTCGTTATGCGCGCGCTCGAAAAGCGTCGCGAAGCCCGTCCGCAGACGGCCCAGCAACTCTCGCAGGAACTGATAAAGGCAGCAACGTTCGCGTTCAAAGCGGGTTTGGCAAACGTTTCAGCGACGCCGATCGCGGCGCCGGACGTGAAGCGCGAATTCGACGCCGAGCTGATCTCGTCCGGCAGTGAAAGATCCGAGGCCGGCGGAGCGCTAAGCTCCGCGGCGAGCGAAAGCGAAGATCTCGAAGCGCCCGGCGCTTCCGGGACCGAAGATAAGGAGCCGCAGAAAATAACGCCGGTCGCCCTTACATCGGACGACGCTGCTTCAGCTCCCGTTCCGGAACCCGCAACGGAAATGCCCGCGACAGACTCGATCACGGTGCGGGACGAAGAACCAAAGAAAAGAAAGCCGAAGAAGAAATCGGATCCGGCGACAGACACCGTTACCGAACCTCCGGTCGAGGCGCGAAAAGAGGAAATGGCGCTGGTCTTCGAGGACGTCGAGCATCTTCTGGATGAACTATTGCCCGATGAGCACCGGGCCTTCGAAGAACAACCCGGACCTGTCGGCAAACCCACGGTCGAAATCGAGAACATTGCCCCGATCGGAAAGCCCGAAGATAGTCTTCCGGTGCCGAAAGGTCAGACCCAGACGGCAGTCGCCCAAGAACCCGAACCGGCAGCCGCTCCGATCCCGCCGGTCGCGGCCGCACCCGTCCAAGCCGTTTACGCTGAAGAAGCGCAATCGTCGACCGAAGCGACGACGAAAGGCTTCGCGAAATATGTGATCATCGGAGGCATCGGACTCGCAGTGATCGTCCTCATCGGAGCCGCGTTTTTCGGATACTATTTCCTCGGCGGCCAAATGACGAATCCGCCGAATGCGACCAACTCCGCCAATCCGGCGACGGATCCGAACAAACCGCCTGCCGGAATGGGCTACGTGCCGGGCGGCGAGTTCACGATGGGCACGGACGACAAGAATGCCGATGAATTCTCGCGGCCGGGGCACAAGGTCACCGTCAAAGCGTTCTTTATGGATCTGACGGAAGTGACCAATGAAGAGTACAAGAAGTTCGTCGACGCCGCGGGCTTCAAACCACCGCCACAATGGAAGAATGGCACCTATCCCGAAGGAAATGCGAAGTTCCCGGTAACCGGCGTCGATTGGGACGCGGCCGTGGCTTACGCAAAATGGGCGGGAAAGCGCCTTCCGACAGAAGAAGAATGGGAATTCGCCGCCCGCGGAACGGACGGCCGAAACTATCCGTGGGGCAATGAGTGGAAGAGCGAGTTGGCCAACGTCAAAGGCCGGATCGGCGGCGTGACCGAGGTCGGAAAATCGCCCGGCAAATCGCCGTTCGGAATGGTCGATATGATCGGCAACGTCTGGGAATGGACGTCGTCCGACATAAAGGCATACCCGAACGGAAAGATGATTCCGACGCAGTCAATTGAACCGAAGATGATCCGTGGAGGTTTTTGGGGCAGCTCAGAAGACAGCAAAGTGACGACCACCTTTCGAGTTTCGTATGGGGCACGGAATGCGAAAGACGGCTATCCGAATATGGGGTTCAGATGCGTAAAGGACATTCAATAG
- a CDS encoding FHA domain-containing protein yields the protein MPSLIAVNNQIYELNTGKTIVGRDVLQCQIVLDQPFISRLQAVIEVRADGQSVIQNMSSRQSTFVNGAPIDACFLNDGDRVEFGIGQTIVFAFRGANQARAFDPHVSASSIPVEALSGDRTVAWHQPPTATSVFRVELTSRLRIGRAPDNEIVLDAPGVSRHHAELTYQGGEQPIISDLGSTNGTFVNGDVLRSPRLLQPSDWVTIGGFLLAVNGRDVRKQDLSASRLAAYQVSKSYGDKTVLQDVSIALYPREFVGLMGASGCGKSTLMDALNGMRPASSGAVYVNDLDLYTNFDLLRRSIGYVPQRDILHEALTVERTLFFAAKMRLPSGTIGAQIDEVVGEVIQTVGLEDQRHNQFRQLSGGQQKRLSLGIELITKPNFLFLDEPTSPLDPETTENMMLLFRKLADEGRIVVMVTHKFEKFNSMHHVALLTKGGRLAFFGPPQESLRYFNCQEPTEIYRRLGERTPEEASTAFQRSPQFQRYVASRFSEMQEMMSGGLSLGGQIRQTGAERNFGFGQWWTLTQRCLEIKLKDFRNTILLLAQAPIVALILSVITDDTPNDGRTIFIAAVIAMWLGANNAIREIVSESGVYGRERLVNLKIPSYVMSKFTILSGIGLIQCFLFVVILTQFERFSSVDLPMLTLILYLTLLAGAAIGLFFSALVSSTEKAMSILPLILIPQLLLSGFLKPLDDLYVNLRTSKPATVAEYDKFKREEKDPPKVNPNNPTEIPKIADPVQKSEGLGGVKPFAALMTARWTIDALAHQVSINDLKARDDLAARMTVEEYQNVLDKRSDSAISDAYGSRVQKDLFVLALFSILFLILTMAALKRKDAL from the coding sequence ATGCCAAGCCTGATCGCGGTCAACAATCAGATATACGAACTGAACACGGGCAAAACCATCGTCGGCCGCGATGTGCTGCAGTGCCAGATAGTCCTTGACCAACCATTCATCTCGCGGTTGCAGGCGGTGATCGAGGTCCGTGCCGACGGACAAAGCGTGATCCAGAATATGAGCAGCCGTCAATCGACGTTCGTCAATGGCGCCCCGATCGACGCCTGTTTTTTGAATGACGGCGACCGGGTCGAGTTCGGGATCGGGCAGACGATCGTCTTTGCCTTCAGGGGAGCGAATCAGGCGCGGGCCTTCGACCCGCACGTTTCGGCAAGCTCGATCCCGGTCGAAGCGCTGTCCGGCGACCGAACGGTTGCCTGGCACCAGCCGCCGACCGCGACCAGTGTCTTCCGGGTCGAGCTGACGTCGCGGCTCCGCATCGGACGCGCGCCGGACAACGAGATCGTGCTCGATGCCCCCGGCGTCTCGCGTCATCACGCGGAACTGACCTACCAAGGCGGCGAGCAGCCGATAATTTCAGATCTCGGAAGCACCAACGGGACGTTCGTCAATGGCGATGTCCTTCGCTCTCCGCGGCTCCTTCAACCATCGGATTGGGTCACGATCGGCGGATTCTTGCTTGCCGTCAACGGCCGCGACGTCCGTAAACAAGATCTGAGCGCGAGCCGTCTCGCGGCTTACCAGGTCAGCAAAAGCTACGGCGACAAGACAGTTTTGCAGGACGTCTCGATCGCTCTCTATCCGCGAGAGTTCGTCGGTTTGATGGGCGCGTCGGGATGCGGGAAATCGACCCTGATGGATGCGTTGAACGGTATGCGGCCGGCGTCGAGCGGCGCGGTCTACGTCAACGATCTTGATCTCTACACCAACTTCGATCTTCTGCGCCGTTCGATCGGCTACGTGCCGCAGCGCGACATTCTTCACGAGGCGCTGACGGTCGAGCGAACGCTGTTCTTCGCCGCCAAGATGCGGCTTCCGTCGGGAACCATTGGCGCACAGATCGACGAGGTCGTGGGCGAAGTGATCCAAACGGTCGGACTCGAAGACCAGCGCCACAACCAGTTCCGGCAACTCTCAGGCGGTCAGCAAAAACGCCTGAGCCTCGGGATCGAATTGATCACCAAGCCCAATTTCCTTTTTCTGGACGAGCCGACATCGCCGCTCGACCCGGAGACGACGGAGAATATGATGCTCTTGTTCCGTAAACTTGCGGACGAAGGGCGCATCGTCGTGATGGTCACGCACAAGTTCGAGAAGTTCAACTCGATGCACCACGTCGCGTTGCTGACCAAGGGCGGCCGACTGGCCTTTTTCGGGCCGCCGCAGGAATCGCTTCGATATTTCAATTGCCAGGAACCAACGGAGATCTACCGTCGGCTCGGCGAGCGGACTCCGGAAGAAGCGAGCACCGCGTTCCAAAGATCGCCGCAATTCCAAAGATACGTCGCGAGCCGCTTCAGCGAAATGCAGGAGATGATGAGCGGCGGACTGAGTCTTGGCGGCCAGATCCGACAGACCGGCGCCGAACGGAATTTCGGTTTCGGGCAATGGTGGACACTGACGCAGCGCTGCCTCGAGATAAAACTCAAGGATTTTCGGAACACGATCCTGCTTCTGGCACAGGCGCCGATCGTCGCGCTCATTCTGTCGGTCATCACCGACGACACGCCGAACGACGGCCGGACGATTTTCATTGCCGCGGTCATCGCGATGTGGCTTGGGGCGAACAACGCGATCCGTGAAATCGTTTCGGAATCAGGCGTCTATGGCCGGGAACGGCTGGTCAACCTGAAAATACCGTCGTACGTGATGTCGAAGTTTACGATCCTGAGCGGCATCGGATTGATCCAGTGCTTTCTATTCGTCGTCATCCTGACACAGTTTGAACGGTTTTCGTCGGTCGATCTGCCGATGCTGACGCTGATCCTGTACCTGACTTTGCTTGCCGGCGCAGCGATCGGGCTCTTTTTCTCGGCGCTCGTTTCGTCGACCGAAAAGGCGATGAGCATTCTGCCGCTGATTCTCATTCCGCAACTGCTTCTGAGCGGGTTTCTGAAACCGCTCGACGACCTTTACGTCAATCTGCGAACGAGCAAGCCGGCGACCGTCGCCGAATACGACAAGTTCAAGCGCGAGGAAAAAGATCCGCCGAAGGTGAATCCGAACAATCCGACCGAAATTCCGAAGATCGCCGATCCGGTTCAAAAATCCGAAGGCCTCGGGGGCGTCAAGCCCTTTGCGGCGCTGATGACCGCGCGTTGGACGATCGACGCGCTTGCCCATCAGGTTTCGATAAACGACCTCAAAGCCCGCGACGATCTGGCGGCGCGGATGACGGTCGAAGAATACCAAAACGTCCTCGACAAGAGATCGGATTCGGCGATCTCGGACGCGTATGGGAGTCGGGTCCAAAAGGATCTTTTTGTTCTGGCGCTGTTCAGCATCCTGTTTCTGATCCTGACAATGGCGGCGTTAAAACGAAAGGACGCGCTCTAG
- a CDS encoding SH3 domain-containing protein, with translation MNCPNCQTINEPENVFCVNCGASVSPDALPPPTVQFQAPIDSVETAVFPIGQAQAFNSGPIAPAMQFTGEQRHRSGPSSTLLVGIIGLLVLVAAAGGFYLFSGRNSASDPLPDHLGLFARNGDSLAEVRKQDFTNGLTARDQLLKDDSLPALEANPSMVLYSDGKEVPVNDLRLIQLDSIKDDGSLKHVDFQAAPVEGKPEMKRLRVPSGLATGRYAFALLDGYLNEGKHKFWAFQVKSGSRADNGDALKSETLPVTAKAASNTADNRSRQTFGVNPAPKAPPPPGGSEAYSTTGKLVLRSGPTQSSSKIRNLYQGERVYIIEYSSNYESFKSLYSNFAYVQTEGGQRGWAYAAFLR, from the coding sequence ATGAACTGTCCAAACTGTCAAACGATCAACGAACCGGAAAACGTCTTCTGCGTAAACTGCGGTGCCAGTGTCTCGCCGGATGCGTTACCGCCGCCGACCGTGCAGTTTCAGGCGCCGATCGATTCGGTCGAGACGGCCGTTTTTCCGATCGGCCAGGCGCAGGCGTTCAACTCCGGTCCGATCGCGCCGGCGATGCAATTCACGGGCGAGCAGCGTCATCGAAGCGGTCCCTCAAGCACTTTGTTGGTTGGGATCATCGGGTTGCTCGTGCTGGTTGCCGCGGCCGGTGGATTTTATTTGTTCTCGGGCCGTAATTCGGCGTCTGATCCGCTCCCGGATCATCTTGGGTTGTTTGCCCGAAACGGCGATTCGCTCGCGGAGGTCCGCAAACAGGATTTTACGAACGGATTAACGGCGCGCGATCAATTGCTGAAGGACGATTCGCTCCCGGCGCTCGAGGCGAACCCTTCGATGGTACTTTATTCCGACGGCAAAGAGGTCCCGGTCAACGATTTGCGGCTCATTCAACTTGATTCGATCAAGGATGACGGAAGCTTGAAACACGTCGACTTTCAGGCGGCGCCCGTCGAAGGCAAACCCGAGATGAAGCGTCTGCGCGTTCCGAGCGGATTGGCAACCGGCAGGTACGCTTTCGCCTTGCTCGACGGTTATCTCAATGAAGGGAAACATAAGTTCTGGGCATTTCAGGTAAAAAGCGGTTCGCGTGCCGACAACGGCGACGCCTTGAAGTCGGAGACCCTTCCGGTCACCGCCAAGGCCGCGTCGAACACCGCGGACAACCGATCGCGTCAGACGTTTGGGGTCAATCCGGCTCCCAAAGCGCCGCCTCCGCCGGGCGGAAGCGAGGCTTACAGCACAACGGGCAAACTCGTCCTGCGAAGCGGACCGACCCAAAGTTCGTCTAAGATCCGTAATCTCTACCAAGGTGAACGAGTCTACATCATCGAGTATTCGTCAAATTACGAGTCGTTCAAGAGCCTGTATTCAAATTTCGCCTACGTCCAGACGGAGGGCGGGCAACGAGGATGGGCTTACGCCGCTTTCCTCCGGTAG
- a CDS encoding tetratricopeptide repeat protein, which yields MRTCPQCNSVFPEDYLFCLNDGTMLAENDAEQETVVQARFAQPTSALSPDMIAECVSCGLANRGNSKFCKKCGTALGVSASSQEPLPPFSFPKMEIHPLSSGGQPIAAKDFASQSHPPPSGETVAVASPTFVPPIFNGPGGSQSGAGSRKSQTNLLAVIGVMLAAVLGGGAYWYLTLPHPAESKLDKAITGNKILEPAGENAYEFYKQLKQQGADPKVLAKFEDRLYPILTDRPKELLKTVLEPGITEKRVEEWQDAVKMLEWAVDMRPSENQVAAKAAYCKGRVHYLLEQKDQAIEQWKKSADLDKKWALPLNGIGLIFNERRDYDTARTWLRQAVERDPKWPIPYNNIGTSYYYQKSYPDALAHYRKAVELAPKWARPHAWLGSIALENYEYQTAVSEFEQVLAPDAVGAAEMNLEKIRKQLEEARNMASYESE from the coding sequence ATGAGAACTTGTCCGCAATGCAACAGCGTTTTCCCCGAGGATTACCTCTTTTGCCTGAATGACGGGACGATGCTTGCCGAAAACGATGCCGAACAGGAAACGGTCGTTCAGGCGAGATTCGCTCAGCCGACATCTGCGCTGTCCCCCGATATGATCGCCGAGTGCGTCTCGTGCGGTCTCGCGAACCGCGGCAACTCGAAGTTCTGCAAGAAATGCGGAACGGCGCTCGGTGTTTCCGCGTCCTCTCAAGAACCGCTGCCGCCGTTCAGCTTTCCTAAAATGGAGATCCATCCTCTTTCATCCGGAGGGCAACCGATCGCCGCAAAGGATTTCGCGAGCCAGAGCCATCCGCCGCCATCTGGAGAAACCGTCGCCGTGGCGTCGCCGACGTTCGTGCCGCCGATCTTCAACGGGCCCGGCGGATCACAATCTGGCGCGGGCAGCCGCAAGAGCCAGACGAATCTGCTCGCCGTCATCGGCGTTATGCTGGCCGCAGTTCTCGGCGGCGGCGCCTATTGGTATTTGACGCTGCCCCATCCGGCCGAATCAAAACTCGACAAAGCCATCACCGGCAACAAGATACTTGAACCGGCGGGAGAGAACGCCTACGAATTTTACAAGCAGCTCAAACAACAGGGCGCCGACCCGAAAGTACTCGCAAAATTCGAGGACCGGCTTTATCCGATACTCACCGACCGGCCGAAGGAACTTCTCAAAACCGTCCTTGAACCTGGAATCACGGAAAAACGTGTTGAGGAATGGCAGGACGCCGTGAAGATGCTGGAATGGGCGGTCGATATGCGGCCGTCAGAAAATCAGGTCGCCGCGAAAGCGGCCTATTGCAAGGGCCGGGTTCACTATCTTTTGGAACAGAAGGACCAGGCGATCGAACAATGGAAAAAGTCGGCCGATCTGGACAAGAAATGGGCGTTGCCACTTAACGGGATCGGTCTGATCTTCAACGAGCGCAGAGATTACGACACCGCCCGAACCTGGTTGCGCCAGGCGGTCGAGCGCGATCCCAAGTGGCCGATTCCTTACAACAACATCGGAACTTCTTACTATTATCAAAAGAGCTACCCCGACGCGCTTGCGCACTACCGCAAAGCCGTTGAACTTGCGCCGAAGTGGGCGCGGCCCCACGCCTGGCTCGGGAGCATCGCGCTGGAGAACTACGAATATCAAACGGCCGTTTCTGAATTCGAGCAGGTTCTGGCACCGGACGCGGTCGGAGCTGCTGAAATGAATCTCGAGAAGATCCGAAAGCAGCTTGAAGAAGCCCGAAATATGGCGAGTTATGAGTCGGAATGA